GCCAACATTGCCGTACCACTCTGCACTAATATTTGTTTTGTGGTCAGCGAGACAACTTCCTCCGCCATATCGGCGTCTCGAATTCTGGACTCCGATGCTTGCATATTTTCGTATGCGCTCATCAGTCCCTTCGCGGTATATTCAAGCCTATTGTAATAAGCTCCCATATCCGCTCTCTGCTTCATGATCTTCGTAAGAGCCGCATCAGCCAAACCGATCACATCATTGGCTTCTCCCGGAGAAGAAATCGCAATCGGTTTCCCATCCGCTTTTACAAGCTTTAGGGCTTTCGAAGTCATCGTGCCGATAAAAAATCTCTCACGCTGATTTTGATTCGGTCCCATGTGAAACCACATAGAAGCGACTCTGGATCCTCTCGCGAATTGACCTTCAAAAAGCTTGAACTTATTAAATTCAGCTTGAGAAGCGATTCGATCGACTTCATCCACCAGCGCAGATACTTCCACCTGCACAAGCTGCCTGTCTTCGTTGCTGTAGATCCCATTCGAGGTCTGGATGGCGAGCACCCGGATTCTCTGAATGATATTCGACGTCTGTTCGAGGAAACCCTCGGCAGTTTGAATGAAGCTCATCCCGTCTTCGGTGTTCCTTTCAGCCTGACGAAGCCCGTTCACTTGGGTTCGTAGCTTTTCGGAAACAGCGAGTCCGGAAGCGTCGTCCGCCGCGGAATTGATCCGCATGCCGGAAGACAGAGCTTTCATCGTCTTGTCCACAGCAAGCTCGTTGAATTTTAGAGCACGATGCGAATTGATCGCGCTCAGGTTGTGATTGATAATCATTCTACACTCCTTTGTAGAGATGAACCGGCAAATCTCCCTATCTGCCGGCCGGACATGGTCTGTCCGGTGCTCCGGGATGGACAGTAAATCAGACCACCTGACAGACCAGGCGTCCTACCGCGGAGAATATTAGATTATCAAAAACTGATTACTTCAACGAACCTCTTTGATCCAAAAGGACCATAGAAAGCGAATATTCCAAACTACGAATATTCTTTAGAGGTAACTTTCTATCGTACTTTCGGAAGTCTCCAAACACGAATAGCCGCGTAAAGCGGCTTTCTTAAATAAGGTCGGATCAAAACGGACCGGATGGAATTTAAAAATCAATTCCGGAAGGAAACACATCCCGAAGGATGTGCTCCTCTTCCGGTCAGTTATTCCCCGCTTTCTTACAGTCGCCGCCTATAAAGGCGAAGGCTGCAAGATTCTAACCTATACGGTTAAAATCTTATCTAAGAAGCTGGAGAACCGACTGAGGTCTTACGTTAGCCTGAGCAAGCATTGCTGTTCCTGATTGAACCAGAATCTGATTCTTAGTGAACGCAACGGTTTCCTCTGCCATATCTGTGTCCCTGATTCTCGACTCTGAAGCCTGGATGTTTTCGTAAGCAACCATCAGACCTTTGGAAGCGTGTTCCAGTCTGTTGAAGTATGCTCCGAGGTTCGCTCTTTGTTTGTTGATTTTCATCAGAGCGTCGTCCAGAACCCCGATAGAGTCATTTGCAAATTCAGCGGTAGACAGCGTCAGGAGAGAACCGTCAGCTTTGATAAGATTGAGAGATTTCGCAGTCATTGTAGCGATATACACTCTTTCTCTTTGGTGCTGGTTCGGTCCGATATGGAACCACATGGAAGAAGTTCTAGAACCTCTTGCAAAGTCCCCCTGAAGGAGAGCCATCTTGTTGAATTCTGCTTGAGAAGCAATACGATCGATCTCGTCCACGAGCTGAGAAACCTCAACTTGAATCATCTGGCGATCTTCTGCGCTGTAGATTCCGTTAGAAGATTGGATGGCAAGAACCCGAACTCTCTGAATGATATCGTTCGTTTCCTGCAGATAACCTTCCGTAGTTTGGATCAAAGACATACCGTCTTCGGTGTTTCTCTCAGCTTGTCTGAGACCTTTTACCTGCGTTCTCATTTTTTCAGAAACGGCGAGTCCGGAAGCATCGTCACCGGCGCGGTTGATACGCATACCGGAAGAGAGAGCTTCCATATTCTTCGCTACTTCGTTGTTCTGAAACTTCAGAACGCGATGGGAGTTGATCGCGGCTAAGTTGTGATTGATGATCATGGGTTTCCTCCTTGAAACTGATCATGACTCCGGCATCCGTGCCCGAGCCCTTTGTGAGTTTGGTTTTGGTCGAGTCGATTTATATATTTGTAAGAATCAGATCCCCGAACGAATTCGAGGAGGTCTTTTTCTTTCTACTCTATCTTCGGTGATTGGAGGGTGAGGATTAACTCTCGTAAAAACATAACGTTTTTGTCCGTTTTTGTAGATTTACGTGAATTTTTAATAGTTTTCGGAGATTATTGAGTGAAAGTAGGTCGAATTTTTTCTCTAAAAAATTCTTTTTTTACGCCCTATCTAAGAGTTCGATCGGATTGAATTTTTCCATAAGCACTTTTTTTTAAACGGAAGCCGAAAACTGGATCGGATTCTTTTGACACGGAAATCATTTATTTCCTTCCCAATTCTCTCCGAATCAACTTTCTTTTTTCACCGTTTCCACAGCCTCCCCTTTTTGTCCGTTGCCCCTTTAGAAAATATCGAACACGGGAATTGAACCTAAGTCTAAGGTTCGATTGTGAATACTTATAACTTCACATAGCGAACTAAAAAAAAGGAAACCCAATTCATTTAGGAAACGGTGACTCGATATGGATTCCGAACAAGAAACGCTCATCGATAGTCTGGAGCTTCAGCTGATCCAACTATACGATGAAAAAACGATCTTAGATCAATATCTTGGGACTTCCGAACCGGAAAGGATCATAGAATTGGTTCAAAGCATGGAAGAACAACTGAAAGAACTCTATAACGAAAAAGAGAACTCGATCGTCGTTCAAGGCAATCGTCTCCGTATCCACGGGCCGAAAAAAATCATTATCAAAAAAACAGGAGTAAATCGATTCAATGGGAACTGAAAGTATGATCCAACGCTTGCAAGAGCAGGCCGCATTCTGGGCAAAGTCCATGATCCGTTTTGTGGAGGATGAAACGGTTTCAAAAATCGACGGTTTGAGTAGAGCGGAGATCGATTCGTTGCCTTACGGTGTGATCCAAGTAGACGATCAAGGAAAAATTCTGATCTTCAATCGATTCGAATCCGAAAAAGCGAACGTTCCAGTAAAAGACGCGGAGGGAAAAACATTTTTTACTCAAGTCGCGCCTTGCACGAACAATGCGATTTTTTGGGGGAGTTTTGAAAAGGGCGTCAAACTAGGGGAAATGGATTTGATCTTTCCTTATACCTTCACGTATAAGATGCGACCTACCCCGGTTGTCGTACATCTCTACAAAAGCAAAGCTTCGAAGAAGAATTGGATCTTCGTAAAGTGGAAGTAAGATAACGAATTCACACAATGGATATCTTACATCACACAAAATCGAAAACGACAGAGGAGCTCCTCCAAAAAGAGAATTGGAAAGAGATCCTCTATTCGATTCTTCCGGAAAGTGCGAATCCTCTTTTCGTTTTTCCGAATGAAATGATTCCCGGCGCTTCGATTTGGTCCTACCTGAAACTCTGGAAAGAATTCTATAGAGAACTGAATCTTTCTTCCGGAGAAGTGATAGGAATTCATCTTCCAACGGATTCTTCTTTTCTGGGTTCGTTTCTCGCGGGTCTCTGGGAGGATCTTTCTGTGGCGTGTATTCCCTTTGGGAAAGGATCACTCGATTCTTCGATCGTTTCGTTGCGTCCAAAATGGATCGTCACCTTGGACGAGGATTCGAATGAAAGTTTGAAACAGATCGGATACGAAAGAGTTCTAAATTCTTCCGTACCCGATTCAAGAGCTCATCTTTTTAGAAGGATTGCATTCTCAAGAGAGATTTCGGATAACGTGCGTCTCTTTCTCAAAAGCTCGGGCACAAGCGGTGCGCAGAAGTGGGTGGGTCTTTCCGATTCTTCCATTTTTCACAATTTAAGAACGCATCTCGAAGCCTTTCCAAAAAAAGGATCCACGGTTGGTTCCGTTTTGCCTTGGACTCATTCGTTCGGGCTGGTTCTTGATTTTTTTCCCTCTCTTCTCCGTTCCTCGACGGTGATCAAGTATGTATCCTCTTCCTTCGATTTGGAAGAATGTTTCGAATTTTTGAATTCCTTTCCGATTCGGCACCTTTCCGGAGTTCCTTCTTTTTTTTCAAGAATCCGGAATTTACCAGGTGGTTCCGAATTCTTAGAAAGTTTAGAATCCGGTATCGTCGGCGGAGCTCCAATTTCTTCCTCACTCGCAAAGCATCTTCGAAACACAAAACTCAGAGTCGGATATGGACAAACGGAAGCCGGTCCCGGAATCACGTTAGGAGAACCGGGGGATTTCGATTTCGGATATTTGGGTAAGCCAGTCAGATGCGAGGTGAAAATCGATTCGGAATCGGGCTCGCTTCTTTTTCGGGGAAAGAACGCTTCTTCGTTGGAGATCGACTCTTCCGGGTGTGTAAATTATTTTTTTCCGGAAGAATGGAGAGCTACGGGGGATATCGTTCGTAAGGAATCGGACGGTTATTTTTTTATCGGGCGAACAACGGATCATTTCAAATTACAGAACGGTACATTTCTTTCCCCCTTTCCGATCGAATCTTCGATTACCGAACTCTTGGATCTTCCCTGGGCTTTTGTCTTTCAGTCGCAGGACCTAAAGACGATCTGCATTCTTCCGGACGATACATCGCCCGAAAGGAAGGATCGAATTCTTTCCGGATGGAAAGAAACATTTCCCTGGATCGAGGAACTTTTCTTTGCACCGCAGGACATCGTTTCGTTTTCGGCTAAGGGTGAAATTCTTAGATCCATTTCAAAATCAAACGTAGAAAGGTGGCTTCATTCATGAACTATCAAACCCTTTTGGAATCGATCCAAAATCCTAAATTAGAACAAACCTGGAAGGAAACCCTAACCTATTGGGATGATTCCGAAATCAACGATCGAGAAGATCTCTTGGACTTCATCAAAAACAAACGAAACCAATTTTTGGAAATGTTAAACGAAGTCGGAGAGGACGGAGACTGGGAATCTTTGATCGCCGTGGAATACATCGAACTCAAAAGTCTTTGGATCAACCTCAATACGCAGATTCAATATCAGTATTTCACAAAGGGAAAACAGATCGGCGCAACCGCTTACAAAGCCTCGGTTACGAGTATGTTTTTAGAAGGCATCGAACAATTTATTCCGAACGCGACCCGGGATAAGATCAACGTCTTCTTGGGAGAAACTGCAAAACTTTCCGAAGAAAGGGAACGATCGGAAAGTTCCCCCGTCGCCATTGTAGAAGGTTTGGATCTACAGCTAAACGATCTCTATGGAGAAAAGGAAAGTTTACTCACGAAACTCGGAGTCGGACAACTTTCCGAAATACCCGATCTCGTGGAAAGTATGGACTTGCAACTTCGTGAATATTATGATTTAATGAAAGACTCGATCCTGATCGAAAACGGGAAAATCGAAATCAGAAGCGAGGAACCTTTTCAGATTCTTTATAAAAAAGGGAATTGATCCTTCATTGAAAACTGTTTCATTCGGACCGGACCAACCTCTTCTACCGGAAGATATCGAATCTTTCTATAAGTCCTTTGAAAAGGACGGAGGGATTCGAGTCATTCTTTCCGAGAAGGGAAAAACCGTCGTCGAAGAATCGAGACTTCGTTTCGAAGAATTGGTTTCGAACGGAGAACCGGTTTACGGAACTACAACCGGGTTCGGTCCTTTCGTCCGTTTTGAATCCAACTCCGATACGACAAAACAGGCGGAAAGTCTTCTCAATCATTTAGGCGTCGGCTTTGGGAAATTCGCACCGGAAAAGATCGTATTTTCAACGGCCTTACTTCGTTTATCGACTCTGGCCCAGGGATTTTCCGGAATTCGTCCGGAGACTTGGTTTGCATATTCTAATATTCTAATGCAGAGAGATCTTCCTTCTATTCCCGAGATCGGGTCCTTGGGCGCCTCGGGGGATCTGATTCCTCTTTCCTTTCTCGGAAGAATTTTTCTAAACAATGCTTCGATCCGAACGGACACGGGAACAGTTTCCTCGGAGGAATACAGAAAAAGAAATAAAATTCCGGATCGTATCTTAGAATCCAGGGAAGCTCTGGCGTTTACTAACGGACTTTCCTTTTCCCAATCCTACGCCATTTTCGCGCTCGTAAACGCGGAAAGAGTTCTTTCCAACTTGGAAACTTTGGTCGGAATCGTCTATGCACTCTTAGGTGCAAATAAAAGCCACTTACGATCGGAATTGCACGAAGCACGTCTTCATCCCGGACAAATTGTAAGCGCAAAAAATATTCTTACCGTTGCGCTCTGTTTTTCGGATTCTCGCTCTTCTAAAAATCTTCAGGAAGTCTACTCGCTCAGAACGGCGCCGCAAGTGATCGGAGCGGTTCGGGATCAACTGAAAGAATCTCGAAACATGCTTCAACTCGAGATCCAAGGTGTGGACGATAACCCTTTGTTTTTTAGAGAAAAGGACGGCGCTTCGTTCGCGGTTCACGGAGGAAATTTTCAGGGACAACATCTCTCCTTTCTTTCGGATAGAATCAATACGAGCGTGGTTCAATGCGCGATCTTGGCGGAACGAATTTTGGATCTTCTCATCGACCCGAACCGGAACGGAGGTCTTCCTCTCTTATTGTCTCCTCAACCGGGTGCCGAAAGCGGCGTTGCTGGAGTTCAACTCACGGCTACGGCGCTCCTCGCCGAGTTACGTTCGAATTCGGGAAACTTTGCGAATTATTCGATTCCTACAAACGGAGGAAATCAGGATATCGTTTCGATGGCGGGACTTGCAAGTCGGAAAGCCTATGAACAAACTCTTCTCGCGAGCGGTTGTTTGGCTTCACTTTGGATCGCATTAGGACAATATGATTTTCTTTTTTCAAATTCTTCGTCTTTGAATCGAAATCTAAAACCGGAAATGAAATCCAAATTCTTCCTTCCCGATTTTGAACCGATCCGAAGAGACAGACCCTTATGGGAAGAGATACGATCACTTTCCGATTTCTTTTTAGAAAGAGAAATTTTTCCGAATTCTTAGGAATTCCGTTTGCTCTTCTAAAATCCATTCTTATACTTTGCGCTGAAATTGGATCAATCTTCTTTTCAGAAATCGGGTATCAATGAATTCACCAAAAACCAAAAAAGAAACCCAAGACCTTTACGAACTCTACAAGCAGATGCTCCTCATTCGAAGATTCGAAGAAGGGGCGGCAAAATCCTATAGCACCGGTAAGATCGGAGGTTTCTGCCATCTCTATATCGGTCAAGAAGCGGTTGGAGTCGGCTCCATCGCGGCCCTCAAAGAACAAGATTACATCGTTTCCACCTATCGAGATCACGGACACGCGCTCGCAAGAGGTTTGGATCCGAACGCACTCATGGCCGAACTCTTCGGAAAAAAAACGGGAATCTCCAAAGGTTACGGAGGTTCCATGCACTTCTTCGATAAAGAAAAACATTTCATGGGTGGACACGGAATCGTAGGAGGACATATCTCACTTGCGGCCGGAATCGCCTACGCGGCTAAATACAAAGGAACGGACGCGGTTACGATTTGTTTTTTTGGAGAAGGTGCCGCGAACATCGGGTCCTTCCACGAAGGAATGAACCTCGCCGCGATCTGGAAACTTCCTTTAGTGATGATCTGCGAAAACAATCACTACGCGATGGGAACTCCGGAATACCGAGCACTCTCCGTAAAGGACGTTTCCGTTCGAGCGGGCGCTTACGATATCGCAAGAGATCATATCGAAGGAGACGAGGTTCGGAAGGTGCGAGCTCATGTGAGCGTCGCCGTGGAACGAGCTCGTCGAGGAGAAGGCCCGACTCTGATGGAAATTTCCACGTATCGTTTTCGAGGTCATTCGATGTCCGATCCCGCGAAATACAGAACCAAAGAAGAATTGGATCGATATAAACAGAGCGATCCGCTTTTGAAAGCAAAGGACGATCTTCTTCACGCGGAATGGAAGGAAGAAGAATTAGAAAAACTGGATATAGATCTCCAGGCAAAAGTGGAGGAAGCGATCCTTTTCGCCGAAAAGAGCGAAGAACCGCCGTTAGGTTGGCTTTATAAAAACGTCTACGCGGAGAATGTCTAATGGGGATCCTCACTTACAGAGAAGCGCTCAACCGTGCGATGTGCGAAGAAATGGATAAGGATCCGAATATCTTTCTTATGGGAGAAGAAGTCGGACACTACGACGGAGCCTATAAGGTTTCGCAGGGAATGCTCGCGAAATACGGAGAAAGAAGAGTGATCGATACACCGATTTCCGAAAACGGCTTCGCGGGAGTCGGAATCGGAGCGGCGATGGTGGGCTTACGTCCGATCATCGAATTTATGACCTGGAACTTTTCCCTCGTCGCGATCGATCAGATCATCAACTCGGCCGCGAAGATGAATTATATGAGTGCGGGACAATTTCCGATTCCGATCGTATTTCGAGGAGCGGGTGGAGCGGGTGGAAGACTCGCCGCTCAACATTCCCAGTCCTTCGAAAGTTGGTACGCACATATCCCCGGTCTCAAGGTCATCGCACCCTATTCTCCCGCTGATGCTTATGGACTTTTAAAAACTTCGATTCGGGATAACAATCCTACGATCTTTATCGAGAGCGAAGTTTTGTACGGAAGTCGCGGAGAAGTGCCGGAGCAGGAATATTCGATACCTTTCGGAAAAGCGGATCTCAAACGAGAAGGTTCTCATATAACAATTGTTAGTTGGTCTCGCGCTCTGATGTATGTTCTTCCCGCCGCGGAAAGACTGGCCAAGGAAGGAATTTCCGTGGAAGTTCTGGACATCCGCTCCATTCGTCCTTTGGACGAAGAAGCCATCTACGCTTCCGTTGCGAAAACGAACCGAGCCTTAATCGTGGAAGAAGGCTGGGAAGTCGCGGGATTCGGTTCGCAAATCGCATATTTGATTCAGAAGAATGCGTTCGATCACCTGGACGCTCCTGTCGAAAGAATCACACAAGAAGACGTTCCCATGCCCTACGCCGCCAACTTGGAAAAGGCTTCTCTTCCGAGCGAGGAAAAGATCATCGCCAAAGTTCGAGAAATGCTCGAATAAACGAGCGCAAGGAATATTCAAAATGGCTAAAATTGCTGAAATGACTCAACTCAGTCCGACGATGACCGAAGGAAAGATCGTCCGTTGGCTCAAAAAAAACGGAGATTCCGTTTCTCCTGGTGAAATTATGGCGGAGGTGGAAACCGATAAGGCGGTCATGGAGATGGAAGCCTTTGAAAGCGGAGTTCTTCTTGAAATTCTCGCTCCCGAAGGATCTCTTCTTCCGGTTGGATCCCCGGTAGCGATCATCGGGAAACAAGGAGAGGACATTTCCGCGTTAGTCGAAACCGCAAAGAAAGCGATTCCTACAAAAAAAGAACCTGCATCGACTTCAAACCCTCCGCCGACTTCAACTTCGAACGCGTCCTCCGATATTTCCCAATCCGTAACGTTGCCGGTAAAGTCACAGGTCTCCGCTTCCACTCCTTCTTCCGGTAAAGAATCGATTGATACCGGTTTACAAAATTCTCCAGGACACAAAAACGTATCCCGAGAAAAAAAAGAATTTTTGGAACGTACAAACGCGGGCGCTCCGATCAAGGCGTCTCCACTTGCAAAAACTCTCGCACTTCAAAACGGAGTCAATCTAGACGAAGTGATCGGCTCCGGTCCCGGGGGAAGAATCATCAAACGAGACATTCTTTCCTTTCAAGAATCAGGAGGAAAAAAAGGGATCGGTTTTGTAAAACGCCAAGATCGGAAATTAGAACTCACCGGAATGAGAAAGACCATAGCGACAAGACTCGCGCATTCCACTTCCACAATTCCTCATTTTTATCTTACGATGGAAGTCGACGCGGATCCGATCGACAAGCTCAGAAATTCGATCAACAAGGATCTAAAACTCGAAGGTCACGAGAGGATCAGCGTCAACGATCTCATTCTCAAGGCTTGTTCTTTGTGTTTGAAGGAAGTTCCCGAGGTCAATTCTTCTTGGAGAGAAGATCATATTCTCGAACACGGAAGAATCGATATCGGTGTCGCGGTTTCGATCGACGGCGGCCTCATCACTCCTTATGTTCGAAACGCGGATCAGAAAACGATAACAGAGATCAGTCACGAGATAAAAGAACTTGCTTCCCGAGCAAGAGAAAGAAAACTCAAACAGGGGGAATACACGGACGGAACCTTTACCGTCTCCAACCTCGGAATGTTCGGAATTTCTTCCTTCACTGCGGTCATCAACGAACCGGAAGCGGCTATCCTTGCGGTAGGCGCTCTTGTGGAAAAAGCGGTGATTCGGGACGGGAATCTCATCGCCGGAAAGACCTTGACGGTCACTCTTTCCTGCGATCACAGAGTTGTCGACGGCGCCACCGGAGCTAGATTTCTTTCTTCATTTCGAGAATTTACGGAACATCCCCTTCGCCTACTAACAGGTTAAGGATTTTATTTTGTGGATAAAGAATCAGCTTCCGGTGCAAGAAAAGAAAAAATCAGAAAATCAGCGCTTCTCCTCTTGTCGCTGAACAAAGAAGACGCCGCCAAGGTTCTTTCCAAATTAGACGACTCGATGATCGAAGAGATCATCCTCGAGATGGCGCAGATCAAGACCATCTCCAAAAAAGAAAAAGAAGACGTTCTATTAGAATTTAAGAATTCGGTTCTGCCCGGTGAAGGGGAAATCAAAGGTGGAATGGACGCCGCGAGAGAAATTCTCCAGCACTCCATGGGAAAGGAAAAAGCGGAGAATATTTTGGGAAAACTTTCCCGAAAAGATATCGAAGACGATTTTTCCTTTTTAAGCGAAGCGGAACCGGGAGTTCTCGCGGGTCTTCTCCAACACGAATCTCCTCAGACGATCGCAGTCACTCTCGCCTTTATGACTCCAAAAAAAGCCGCCGATATTTTAAAATTCTTTCCGGGGGAATTGCAGGCCAGTGTCGCCTATCGTTTGGCGAACACGACAAAGACCCATCCCGATGCGATCAAAGAAATCGCCAGGGTCCTAAAGAAAAAATACGAGCAGAGAGATCGTTCCGAATACAGCGAAGCGGGCGGAGCGGAAGCCTTGGCGAACATTCTCAATCACATGGACAAATCCCAAGAGGAAAACATCCTCAAAGAACTCGAAGCAAATTCTCCGGAACTCGCAAAACAAGTCAAAGAGAAGTTATACACCTTCGAAGACGTTCTTGGTCTGGATCAGAAAGAAATGCGGATTCTTATCAACCGACTAAGCGACGACGAAACCCTGAGTATGGCACTTCGAGGCTCCGGAGACGAACTCAGAAATCACTTCCTAAACGCTATGTCCAGAAATCGCGCTGCCGAAATCATGGATATGATGGACATCCGGGGAAAACTCACCTTACGCGAAATCAACGACGCAAGAAATATCGTTCTCAACCTGGTCCGAGAATTGGAAGAAGAAGGAACGATCTTTGTGAAAAAAGACGGGGAAGAATATATCTAAAAACTCTCGCTCGAAAGCTTCGAGTGATTATTCTATAGGAATGAAGGAGAATTATAGAAGGGATGAATCTTGGAGCTTGATACTTGAGCAGATCGTTCCTGAAGAGTTGCCTTGCATAGGATTCACCTATTAGAACTCAGCAGATTTCTCTCTACGGATCGCAATCGATGCAATTCCGCTTCGTGCGAAATTAATCTCCACGGCGTCTTCCTCGCGTGCTCATCCATCAACTCAGCAAGTTTCTCCCTATGGGTCGAAACCTATCATGGATTCGCATCGCGTTTTGCGC
This is a stretch of genomic DNA from Leptospira stimsonii. It encodes these proteins:
- a CDS encoding aromatic amino acid ammonia-lyase, which produces MKTVSFGPDQPLLPEDIESFYKSFEKDGGIRVILSEKGKTVVEESRLRFEELVSNGEPVYGTTTGFGPFVRFESNSDTTKQAESLLNHLGVGFGKFAPEKIVFSTALLRLSTLAQGFSGIRPETWFAYSNILMQRDLPSIPEIGSLGASGDLIPLSFLGRIFLNNASIRTDTGTVSSEEYRKRNKIPDRILESREALAFTNGLSFSQSYAIFALVNAERVLSNLETLVGIVYALLGANKSHLRSELHEARLHPGQIVSAKNILTVALCFSDSRSSKNLQEVYSLRTAPQVIGAVRDQLKESRNMLQLEIQGVDDNPLFFREKDGASFAVHGGNFQGQHLSFLSDRINTSVVQCAILAERILDLLIDPNRNGGLPLLLSPQPGAESGVAGVQLTATALLAELRSNSGNFANYSIPTNGGNQDIVSMAGLASRKAYEQTLLASGCLASLWIALGQYDFLFSNSSSLNRNLKPEMKSKFFLPDFEPIRRDRPLWEEIRSLSDFFLEREIFPNS
- a CDS encoding dihydrolipoamide acetyltransferase family protein; this translates as MAKIAEMTQLSPTMTEGKIVRWLKKNGDSVSPGEIMAEVETDKAVMEMEAFESGVLLEILAPEGSLLPVGSPVAIIGKQGEDISALVETAKKAIPTKKEPASTSNPPPTSTSNASSDISQSVTLPVKSQVSASTPSSGKESIDTGLQNSPGHKNVSREKKEFLERTNAGAPIKASPLAKTLALQNGVNLDEVIGSGPGGRIIKRDILSFQESGGKKGIGFVKRQDRKLELTGMRKTIATRLAHSTSTIPHFYLTMEVDADPIDKLRNSINKDLKLEGHERISVNDLILKACSLCLKEVPEVNSSWREDHILEHGRIDIGVAVSIDGGLITPYVRNADQKTITEISHEIKELASRARERKLKQGEYTDGTFTVSNLGMFGISSFTAVINEPEAAILAVGALVEKAVIRDGNLIAGKTLTVTLSCDHRVVDGATGARFLSSFREFTEHPLRLLTG
- a CDS encoding pyruvate dehydrogenase complex E1 component subunit beta, which produces MGILTYREALNRAMCEEMDKDPNIFLMGEEVGHYDGAYKVSQGMLAKYGERRVIDTPISENGFAGVGIGAAMVGLRPIIEFMTWNFSLVAIDQIINSAAKMNYMSAGQFPIPIVFRGAGGAGGRLAAQHSQSFESWYAHIPGLKVIAPYSPADAYGLLKTSIRDNNPTIFIESEVLYGSRGEVPEQEYSIPFGKADLKREGSHITIVSWSRALMYVLPAAERLAKEGISVEVLDIRSIRPLDEEAIYASVAKTNRALIVEEGWEVAGFGSQIAYLIQKNAFDHLDAPVERITQEDVPMPYAANLEKASLPSEEKIIAKVREMLE
- a CDS encoding PAS domain-containing protein, yielding MGTESMIQRLQEQAAFWAKSMIRFVEDETVSKIDGLSRAEIDSLPYGVIQVDDQGKILIFNRFESEKANVPVKDAEGKTFFTQVAPCTNNAIFWGSFEKGVKLGEMDLIFPYTFTYKMRPTPVVVHLYKSKASKKNWIFVKWK
- the pdhA gene encoding pyruvate dehydrogenase (acetyl-transferring) E1 component subunit alpha — its product is MNSPKTKKETQDLYELYKQMLLIRRFEEGAAKSYSTGKIGGFCHLYIGQEAVGVGSIAALKEQDYIVSTYRDHGHALARGLDPNALMAELFGKKTGISKGYGGSMHFFDKEKHFMGGHGIVGGHISLAAGIAYAAKYKGTDAVTICFFGEGAANIGSFHEGMNLAAIWKLPLVMICENNHYAMGTPEYRALSVKDVSVRAGAYDIARDHIEGDEVRKVRAHVSVAVERARRGEGPTLMEISTYRFRGHSMSDPAKYRTKEELDRYKQSDPLLKAKDDLLHAEWKEEELEKLDIDLQAKVEEAILFAEKSEEPPLGWLYKNVYAENV
- a CDS encoding AMP-binding protein — translated: MDILHHTKSKTTEELLQKENWKEILYSILPESANPLFVFPNEMIPGASIWSYLKLWKEFYRELNLSSGEVIGIHLPTDSSFLGSFLAGLWEDLSVACIPFGKGSLDSSIVSLRPKWIVTLDEDSNESLKQIGYERVLNSSVPDSRAHLFRRIAFSREISDNVRLFLKSSGTSGAQKWVGLSDSSIFHNLRTHLEAFPKKGSTVGSVLPWTHSFGLVLDFFPSLLRSSTVIKYVSSSFDLEECFEFLNSFPIRHLSGVPSFFSRIRNLPGGSEFLESLESGIVGGAPISSSLAKHLRNTKLRVGYGQTEAGPGITLGEPGDFDFGYLGKPVRCEVKIDSESGSLLFRGKNASSLEIDSSGCVNYFFPEEWRATGDIVRKESDGYFFIGRTTDHFKLQNGTFLSPFPIESSITELLDLPWAFVFQSQDLKTICILPDDTSPERKDRILSGWKETFPWIEELFFAPQDIVSFSAKGEILRSISKSNVERWLHS
- a CDS encoding flagellin, with product MIINHNLAAINSHRVLKFQNNEVAKNMEALSSGMRINRAGDDASGLAVSEKMRTQVKGLRQAERNTEDGMSLIQTTEGYLQETNDIIQRVRVLAIQSSNGIYSAEDRQMIQVEVSQLVDEIDRIASQAEFNKMALLQGDFARGSRTSSMWFHIGPNQHQRERVYIATMTAKSLNLIKADGSLLTLSTAEFANDSIGVLDDALMKINKQRANLGAYFNRLEHASKGLMVAYENIQASESRIRDTDMAEETVAFTKNQILVQSGTAMLAQANVRPQSVLQLLR
- a CDS encoding flagellin, producing MIINHNLSAINSHRALKFNELAVDKTMKALSSGMRINSAADDASGLAVSEKLRTQVNGLRQAERNTEDGMSFIQTAEGFLEQTSNIIQRIRVLAIQTSNGIYSNEDRQLVQVEVSALVDEVDRIASQAEFNKFKLFEGQFARGSRVASMWFHMGPNQNQRERFFIGTMTSKALKLVKADGKPIAISSPGEANDVIGLADAALTKIMKQRADMGAYYNRLEYTAKGLMSAYENMQASESRIRDADMAEEVVSLTTKQILVQSGTAMLAQANMKPNSVLKLLQQL
- the fliG gene encoding flagellar motor switch protein FliG, with the protein product MDKESASGARKEKIRKSALLLLSLNKEDAAKVLSKLDDSMIEEIILEMAQIKTISKKEKEDVLLEFKNSVLPGEGEIKGGMDAAREILQHSMGKEKAENILGKLSRKDIEDDFSFLSEAEPGVLAGLLQHESPQTIAVTLAFMTPKKAADILKFFPGELQASVAYRLANTTKTHPDAIKEIARVLKKKYEQRDRSEYSEAGGAEALANILNHMDKSQEENILKELEANSPELAKQVKEKLYTFEDVLGLDQKEMRILINRLSDDETLSMALRGSGDELRNHFLNAMSRNRAAEIMDMMDIRGKLTLREINDARNIVLNLVRELEEEGTIFVKKDGEEYI